The DNA segment AAACACCTCCCCCCTCTCTCAAAAGCACCACAACCTCTGAAAAACACCTCGGTTCCTGCAGCTTCTAACCTCTCCAAAAGCACCTCCCAGCTTGCACTAACGGCCAGTAGATTTTCTCAGAATCACCTTTACAGGTGTCAACCCCTGATTGCTCCTCCAACTCCACTATTGTGATTCTCTAGCAGCTAGTCAAAATGTGACACGTGGCTTCCCCCAGATGGTGACACCTGGCTAAAAGCAAGCTGCAGAAaatgagccccaaatgggggtctacaaaatggcgactccactagggatcattagagggtcaagcttgaacttaagatgaagcaaatgtggcttttgatgagtcgattagtggatactcacttcttgattgcacattgagggttcccgagttttcacttgggacattgacatgattgatcGTATTAGTCGATTATCTTGATTGGGGATTTTGACACAGtgattttctttgtgcttcattgatatatttgtttgagatattcgacatgctgattatgatgattgattcgTATTGATAGAGGATTTCGAGATAGCTATTTTCTCtatgcttcattgatatattcatttgagattttgacatgctgattatattgattgatcatttcGTATTGCTTAGCGCATTGATCCTGATTTTGCCATGATtattctgatcacttcacatgcatacactcaccactgtatatcactcagtttgacatgttgattctctgactTGTATATCCTCTCgatcgtctttgagcatggtgtatatatttatcattttttttatctatttatcatggtttgtgtggacatgagtgatataCCTGTACTCTGCTTGACTGTATGGTGCATGACTACCCTTCCTTTGTGTGATTGCATGCTGTCTGTCCGTGTGGGCCGCACTTCTATCCCCCTACTTCCAACTCTCTTGGTgtcggtcattcctttcatctcggttctcactattgcaaatgtgagaccttctgtgtgcttgctctctgaccgagccagggattaggagtagggtctagcgacggactatatcgatgtacgggagcattctggaggtgaCTGATACACTGATGTCGGgaggagtccgatcattgaagacctatATAGCCCGGAGccaggtttcatggatatttgtgtgaccagtGTGTTTTCTCTCTTGTTTTAGCTccttagggttttcggatgcacccacaccattcactgtgcactctagtcgaccattgagcgttgagagtttgagaggtttcaccataggaaaccccctgggatgttgaggtagtgcatgtgtggaggtgatgaccaccttgcatggaagcgccccgtctcttcggaggggtgcagagggttgcgtaccgctggagggtatgatcgcttctgctagggatcctttaaaatccacccatatccatttagagccaccttgaccttgtaggttgagccgtagatccttcgattaggactcccttccaacacgtgggtgcatctgagggcttcCAGAGCCTCTGTGGTTACAGTTTGGATCCAgtattccctctttttagtctccagtgagagtgctcggagatcggtatgagtttgagtatcggttggatcaCCTTTCGTCTTGTCGCCTTAGTTCGTGTTTTTCACTCGATGAGTTTTgcatgttttctccctagggcttttcgttctcatttcttggctcgACGCACCTcttcactttgttgtcactcactcgatattttgggatatgttcattgatcatctttttatacTGTATACCTATCATGGGCTCAGTACCATattctttgtttgatccttggttcgattttcgactcgatgctcatattttcattacagaaaggtgaaggcatattttcatattcacacatTTTTCGAGAGATTCGCCTTGATCATCTTATCATTTTGTctcttatggagctcgagttgaaggttgaATCAAGGATATTTTTGGTCTGGACTGAGTAttgatctcgtgatagtgttgttcttcacaccccattcattttcttcacacctcgatcattttttggatcatcgatagaaattctttagtcatatttgtagttGTCTCACACTGGACACTCATGTGACTCTAGAGATTCTATCGtctatccaaattttgattgtcaCCATATGATTGTGTATCGCGCCCTGTCATGTTGTGGATTGTGTTGTATCATGCATTGGTCATTGTTCGTTGCATCCCATGTCGTTGCGTGAGTCGTGTTTGAGTCGTTTTGATTGGCTCTTCTGTAGGAGTCTATATGTAGTCCCAGTCTTGGTTCAGTGTCCTGGGTTGAGTGGGAGAGAGCTTGATTAGTATTGCTGAGCTGCTATAGACGGATTCACAGTCAGTTCCGATTGGTTAGCTTATCGCTTCTGTGGTTTCGATTCAGGGGGCATTGACCAGTTTGCATTAGAGGATGGATACTCATCAGAGCAAGCATGTAGTGCTCGAGGACACGCCATTTGATTTAGTGGCACCACCTGTTCTACCTGTTCAGATGCCAGCTACACAGACGTTGCCTATTGTTTCACATGATCATGTTGTTGTCATTCCACCCATGGTCACGCCAGTTACCGTTATTGAGGATCCTCGTTCTCGTATGGACAGACTCGAGCGGAGGATTAGACAGATGAGAGATCTTGATGAGATGATTTCATGGGATGACCCTGGCGATGTGCCAGTGGCCACTTTGCCAGTCGGTTTCAGGATGCctgatatagagagatatacggGTGTTGGATGTCCTCGTATTCATCTCAGACTTTATATCACAGTTATGAGGGCCCTTGGTCTAGATGAGGCACAGTTGCTCACTTTGTTCCCATTGTCATTGAGCGGCGTGACACAGAGATGGTACGTTTCATTAGAGTCATCTCGTCGGAGAACTTGGGAGGACTTAGCACAGGAGTTTCTGAGACAGTATTCCTTCAATGGTGATACGAGTGTTACACGTAGAGAGCTTGAGTTTCTTAGACAAGGATCAGAtgagtctgtttcttcttttatctcccgttggagggagaaggCTGCGGGGATGATTAAGCGACCTACCGAGAGAGATCAGATGGGCATGTTTTTGAGGAGCTTGGATCCTAGGTTTGCTCGGCATCTGACAGGAGTCCCATTCCAGGATTTCAGATCATTGGTTCAGGCTTTGCTTGATGTAGACGATGGCatatctagaggattatggtcagaTATTATTCCTTCTTCAGATACTGAGAGAGGGGGAGTTGGTGGATCATCTGAGAGCTATAGAGATGTATGTTCTGCGGACTTTCAGCATCGACGACCTGGTTATCATTCCTATACGAGATCATTGCAGATACCCAAGAGTGATTTCCCACTTTTACAGCATCGTCATCCTCATCCAGTTCGGCAGTACCCTTTTACGCATCCTCATGCTGTCACAGTGCGACCTTCATGTCAGTTTCAGCGTCCACAGACTAGTATCCCACGTCATGAGCAATCTCGTCCCCATCGACGACATCAGAGGACTTATTCTGATTTGGGGATGCCTCTAGATAGAGCTTTTGAGCGACTCAGAGCTACTGGTTTTTTAGTACCATTGGCCCCTAGGCTACCCCCGAGTACCTTCCCTCCGCTTTTTCGTGCTCATGAGTTCTGTGCATATCACCAGATGGCAGACCACCGTACTGATTATTGTGCTTCTCTACGTCATACTATACAGGATCTTATTGATAGTGGTGTAGTTAGCTTTCCCATATCGACCACAGATACTGATCTTGGTCCAGATATGACTGTTGATTCCTTTCCAGCCTATtccacacatgcagttcctcctcTTTCAGGCTTATACCATCACATTTTGGACACCCAGGGCACTGATATTCACAGGACACTTTGATACCTTGTTGGTGTATTTTGGGACTACATTGTTAGTTGGTCGtttgagtttttgttctcttttattttatatttgagtcttATTTTATAGTTAGTGATTCGAGTCGTACCCTGTGTTTCGAGAGTAGACCTTATTGTCTTATTTTTCGCATGATGTACTCTCATTTCACttagtgatattgttgttttcttgggtatgtgtttttgttttctttttattattatcattgtttcgTATCATGCATTTTATGTGTTGTTATCTTGAATAGTGTTGTgtgttgctttttttttttgtcttttgcgTGTGTTTGTTTTAGAGTCTTGGACAGTTTTAGTGTCGTGACTGGTCCCCGAGCAGAGATTGATGGCATGATGGTTATGACATTTTCAGAGTACATTGAGATTAGACTTCTTCAGTTGAGGTTCACCATGTCGGACGAGATTGCACCCATTACTCTCACTACTCTTTACGAGATGATGATGGATTTGACACAGAGGGTTGAGAGGATTGAGCTTATTTTGTCGGAGTATCCATCGTCATTGAGAGGAGCTCTAGGAGTAGCAATGCCTTCATTGCCACACTTGACTTCGCCGACACCTGTTACTTTGGGTGCCTCGCATCCACGACCTCGCCCACATTTAGTACTCCAGCAGcattcctcatccatttcaTTGGCTACGTTGGCACGACCTCCATCCCGGCTTCGGGGCCCTCCGGTCGTTACAGTTCCTCAGGAGTGATTTCGCCCCCATCGACGATGTCAGAGACACTTTTCAGATTTGAGCGCACCCCTGAGCAGAGTTTTTGAGACGTTCCAGGCCATGGGACTTTTGGCTCCTCTGGCTCCTAGGGCACTTCCAGATCCTGTGCCTCCACAGTTtcgacttgatttatattgtatGTACCATCAGTCAGTAGGACATCACACTGATCGTTGCACTGCTCTACGACATGCCATACAAGACATTGTTGATTCTAGGACGTTTGGGCATCCTCAGTACGATATGTTTCCTATTCCTACCTCAGCTCAGGCCATGCATGCAGACGCCCCTTCACCAACAGTCCCTGATTTTATTGACTTGGGCGATTGACTCATGACTGGCTTACCTTGGTGTGGTGGCACTCAGATTTTGTTCCTTCTGTGGCCAGAGATGTGATGACAGGACCGgtcactgtttttgtttttgtttgtttagtcttgttttgcttttgacttttagagactataactcgattcttgagtattgtcttttttgtctttcttttacatgatgtactcatcggATTATCCCATTGgatgcattttcctttatggacatgtgtttgtgttttgtgatatgatgtgttgtactttCGACTTGAGGCATCTCTTCACTTGCACATTGTGGTCTTGAGGCTTGACCTATCATGggggatattgagcctattagcctaggatcagagatttgacctagagagttcgagactgtgacatatcttcttatgatcagagcAGTACCTCGCTCACTTCCCACACCTTGCTTTTGttttgacctacatccatccattATGAGCTTTACACAGCATCACCCTTGAGACTATTATATGACCTTTTCCATCATCGGTTTTTCTAGCCTTTCACATCCCTTCTCTGATTCGaccaggtagagtgtgaggagtttgagcccagGGTTGATTTCGCATGGCGAGGGTTGGCTTATGATCTTTGGGTGGCTTACGATGAGTGGATTGGTCGATTGCTTGATGTGACTGTCACTTATTTTGCCGTGAGTATAACGATTGAtcttgtatgatgagagttggcttgtgatggGCAGTGGTGCTTGATGAGATCACCGTTCACTTTGCTTTGAGATGAtcatctttgagattattatggaGCATTCGGAGTACGGTTTGATGCATGATTCTAGAGAGTTGATGCGGTTATGTCAGATGGACATCGATCTTTAGTATTGATCATTTGAGGGCTTGATAGCACGATGTTCGAGaccgtggtcgcaggatgggtgacCTTCATTTCGATTAGCTCATACcttattacctttattgacatctagaccattgctagccctttgagcctcacatgGGCATCATAGCCTTTTgtttcttatagccttgctcaccttctacaccgggataggggcccttcagtgtatgcatgcattgtttaagagtttcatgagccttggacctaggggcgcatctttctcattatcttttcctatcattgcATCATTGCATTTCATCACACTTCATCGATTGTGTCCTTTATCCTATCTGCTGCTTGTTTGGCATCACTTTCTCCACCTCGAGTGGTGATCTCCCTcggttcattacatggagggtagtcacgtcatttccactatctatcaTATGGACACTGATCCAGGGATCCTCAGTTTGAGAAGGTCACCTCATTAGAGAGAGTTTATGCTACATTAGCATTTGAGAGTATGTTTATCCATTTTTACTTCGTCTTTAAATCTTTCTTTGTTTGCGTTCAGAGcatgtatatttgtatatatgtaaaaaaaaaaaaaaaaaaagg comes from the Vitis vinifera cultivar Pinot Noir 40024 chromosome 12, ASM3070453v1 genome and includes:
- the LOC104880906 gene encoding uncharacterized protein LOC104880906, with the protein product MDTHQSKHVVLEDTPFDLVAPPVLPVQMPATQTLPIVSHDHVVVIPPMVTPVTVIEDPRSRMDRLERRIRQMRDLDEMISWDDPGDVPVATLPVGFRMPDIERYTGVGCPRIHLRLYITVMRALGLDEAQLLTLFPLSLSGVTQRWYVSLESSRRRTWEDLAQEFLRQYSFNGDTSVTRRELEFLRQGSDESVSSFISRWREKAAGMIKRPTERDQMGMFLRSLDPRFARHLTGVPFQDFRSLVQALLDVDDGISRGLWSDIIPSSDTERGGVGGSSESYRDVCSADFQHRRPGYHSYTRSLQIPKSDFPLLQHRHPHPVRQYPFTHPHAVTVRPSCQFQRPQTSIPRHEQSRPHRRHQRTYSDLGMPLDRAFERLRATGFLVPLAPRLPPSTFPPLFRAHEFCAYHQMADHRTDYCASLRHTIQDLIDSGVVSFPISTTDTDLGPDMTVDSFPAYSTHAVPPLSGLYHHILDTQGTDIHRTL